A window of the Lagenorhynchus albirostris chromosome 1, mLagAlb1.1, whole genome shotgun sequence genome harbors these coding sequences:
- the CILP gene encoding cartilage intermediate layer protein 1 isoform X3 yields the protein MFHPPHHTASLCLERLVAGPCWALVTVLASHLSSWPSGRQMMLTQSVRRAQPGKRTSGIFAKPADPLDRSLRQDTEHSLWSTWSPWSKCSAACGHPGVQTRTRTCLAETVSLCNDATEEGRLCMEQACSACDLTCPMGQVNADCDACMCQDFVLYGVVSLPGGAPASGATVYILTKTPKLLTQTDSSGRFRVPGLCPDGKSILKITKTKFAPIRLTMPKTRLKAATIKAEFMRAETPYIVMNPKAKARRAGQSVSLCCKATGKPKPDKYLWYHNSTLLDPSLYKHESKLVLRNLQRDQAGEYFCKAQSDTGAAKSHVARLTVIAPDETPCNPTPESYLIQLPHDCFQNATNSFYYDVGRCPVKTCAGQQDNGIRCQDAVENCCGISKTEEREIQCSGYTLPTKVAMECSCQRCTETQSIVRGRVSASDNGEPMRFGHVYMGNSRVSMTGYKGTFTLHVPQDTERLVLTFVDRLQKFVNTTKVLPFNKKGSAVFHEIKMLRRKEPITLEAMETNIIPLGDMAGEDPVAELEIPSKSFYRQNGEPYTGKVKASVTFLDPRNISTATAAQSDLNFINDEGDTFPLRTYGMFSVDFTDEATSESLNVGKVKVHLDSTQVKMPEHLPMMKLWSLNPGTGLWEEEGDFKFESQRRNRREDRTFLVGNMEIRERRLFNLDVPESRRCFIKVRAYRSERFLPSEQMQGVVVSVINLEPRTGFSSNPRAWGRFDSVITGPNGACLPAFCDDQSPDAYSAYVLASLAGDELEAVESSPKFNPNAIGVPQPYLNKLKYRRTDHEDPQAKKTAFQISMAKPRPNSAEESNGPIYAFENLQACEEAPPSAAHFRFYQIEGDRYDYNTVPFNEDDPMSWTEDYLAWWPKPMEFRACYIKVKIMGPLEVNVRSRNMGGTHRQTVGKLYGIRDVKSTRDRDQPNVSAACLEFKCSGMLYDQDRVDRTLVKVIPQGSCHRVSVNSMLHEYLVNHLPLAVNDNTSEYTMLAPLDPLGHNYGIYTVTDQDPHTAKEIALGRCFDGTSDGSSRVMKSNVGVALTFNCVERQVGRQSAFQYLQSTPARPSPTSTVRGRTPSRRQRSSQGGQRWRRGAASLRFSGVAQQPLNN from the exons ATGTTCCATCCCCCACATCACACTGCTTCCCTATGTCTTGAGAGGCTAGTAGCAGGACCCTGCTGGGCCCTTGTAACTGTTTTGGCCTCTCACTTATCCTCCTGGCCCTCAGGGAGGCAGATGATGCTCACTCAGTCGGTGAGAAGAGCCCAGCCTGGGAAGAGGACCTCAGGCATCTTTGCCAAGCCTGCTGACCCCCTGGACA GATCCCTGCGCCAAGAcacagagcacagcctctggagcaCATGGTCTCCCTGGAGCAAGTGTTCTGCTGCTTGTGGTCACCCTGGGGTCCAGACCCGAACACGCACCTGCTTGGCGGAGACGGTGTCACTGTGCAATGATGCCACCGAGGAGGGTCGGCTCTGCATGGAGCAGGCCTGTTCAG CCTGTGACCTGACCTGCCCCATGGGCCAGGTGAATGCTGACTGTGACGCCTGCATGTGCCAGGACTTCGTGCTGTATGGGGTTGTCTCCCTCCCTGGGGGTGCCCCAGCCTCAGGAGCTACTGTCTACATCCTGACCAAAACACCTAAGCTATTGACCCAGACGGACAGCAGCGGGAGGTTCCGAGTCCCTGGCTTGTGCCCCGATGGCAAAAGCATCCTGAAGATCACAAAGACCAAGTTTGCCCCTATCAGGCTCACAATGCCTAAGACTAGACTGAAGGCAGCCACCATCAAGGCGGAGTTCATGAGGGCag AGACTCCATACATTGTGATGAACCCCAAGGCAAAAGCACGGAGAGCTGGGCAGAGTGTGTCCCTGTGCTGTAAGGCCACGGGGAAGCCCAAACCAGACAAGTATCTCTG GTACCATAACAGCACACTGTTGGACCCCTCCCTCTACAAGCACGAGAGCAAGCTGGTGCTGAGGAACCTGCAACGGGACCAGGCCGGGGAGTACTTCTGCAAGGCCCAGAGCGACACTGGGGCTGCAAAGTCCCATGTCGCCCGGCTGACTGTCATAG CCCCCGATGAGACTCCTTGCAACCCAACCCCCGAGAGCTACCTTATCCAGCTGCCCCATGATTGTTTCCAGAATGCCACCAACTCCTTCTACTATGATGTGGGTCGTTGCCCTGTCAAGACCTGTGCAGGGCAGCAGGATAATGGGATCAGGTGCCAGGATGCTGTGGAGAACTGCTGTGGGATCTCCAAAACAGAGGAGAGGGAGATCCAGTGCAGTGGGTACACGCTGCCCACCAAGGTGGCCATGGAGTGCAGCTGCCAGCGGTGTACGGAGACCCAGAGTATCGTTCGGGGACGCGTCAGTGCCTCTGACAATGGGGAACCCATGCGCTTTGGCCACGTGTACATGGGGAACAGCCGTGTGAGCATGACTGGCTACAAGGGCACGTTCACCCTCCACGTCCCTCAGGACACTGAGAGGCTGGTGCTCACATTTGTGGACAGGCTGCAGAAGTTTGTCAACACCACCAAAGTGCTGCCCTTCAATAAGAAAGGGAGTGCGGTGTTCCATGAGATCAAGATGCTTCGGCGGAAAGAGCCCATCACCTTGGAGGCCATGGAGACCAATATTATCCCCTTGGGGGATATGGCTGGTGAAGATCCTGTGGCTGAGCTGGAGATCCCATCCAAGAGTTTCTACCGGCAGAACGGGGAGCCCTACACAGGAAAAGTAAAGGCCAGTGTGACCTTCCTGGATCCTCGGAATATTTCCACAGCTACTGCTGCCCAGAGTGACCTGAACTTCATCAATGATGAAGGAGACACCTTCCCCCTTCGAACATACGGCATGTTCTCTGTGGACTTCACAGATGAGGCCACCTCAGAGTCACTTAATGTTGGCAAGGTAAAGGTCCACCTCGACTCAACCCAGGTCAAGATGCCAGAGCACTTGCCCATGATGAAACTCTGGTCCCTCAACCCAGGCACAGGGCTGTGGGAGGAGGAAGGTGACTTCAAATTTGAAAGCCAAAGGCGGAACAGAAGAGAAGACAGGACCTTCCTGGTGGGCAACATGGAGATTCGTGAGAGGAGGCTCTTTAACCTGGATGTCCCTGAAAGCAGGAGGTGCTTCATCAAGGTGAGGGCCTACCGAAGTGAGAGGTTCTTGCCCAGTGAGCAGATGCAGGGTGTCGTGGTCTCTGTGATCAACCTGGAGCCCAGGACTGGCTTCTCCTCTAACCCCAGGGCCTGGGGCCGCTTTGACAGTGTCATCACTGGTCCCAATGGGGCCTGTCTGCCTGCCTTCTGCGATGACCAGTCCCCTGATGCCTACTCTGCCTACGTCTTAGCAAGCCTGGCTGGGGACGAGCTGGAAGCAGTGGAGTCTTCTCCTAAATTCAACCCAAATGCAATTGGTGTCCCTCAGCCCTACCTCAACAAGCTCAAGTACCGCCGGACAGACCATGAGGACCCACAGGCCAAGAAGACAGCTTTCCAGATCAGCATGGCCAAACCAAGGCCCAACTCAGCCGAGGAGAGCAATGGACCCATCTATGCATTTGAAAACCTCCAGGCATGCGAGGAAGCACCTCCCAGTGCGGCCCACTTCCGGTTCTACCAGATTGAGGGGGATCGGTATGACTACAACACGGTCCCTTTCAACGAGGATGACCCCATGAGCTGGACTGAAGACTACCTGGCATGGTGGCCCAAGCCAATGGAGTTCAGGGCCTGCTATATCAAGGTGAAGATCATGGGGCCACTGGAGGTGAACGTGCGATCCCGTAACATGGGGGGCACCCACCGGCAGACAGTGGGAAAGCTGTATGGAATCCGGGATGTGAAGAGCACGCGGGACAGGGACCAGCCCAATGTCTCAGCTGCCTGTTTGGAGTTCAAGTGCAGTGGGATGCTCTATGACCAGGACCGTGTAGACCGCACGCTGGTGAAGGTTATCCCCCAGGGCAGCTGCCATCGAGTCAGCGTAAACTCCATGCTGCATGAGTACCTGGTCAACCACCTACCACTGGCGGTCAATGACAACACCAGTGAGTACACCATGCTGGCGCCCTTGGACCCACTGGGCCACAACTATGGCATCTACACTGTCACTGACCAGGACCCTCACACAGCCAAGGAGATTGCGCTTGGCCGGTGCTTTGATGGCACATCTGATGGCTCCTCCAGAGTCATGAAGAGCAATGTGGGAGTGGCCCTGACCTTTAACTGCGTAGAGAGGCAGGTGGGCCGTCAGAGTGCCTTCCAGTACCTCCAAAGCACCCCGGCCCGGCCCTCCCCCACAAGCACTGTCAGGGGAAGAACGCCCTCAAGGAGGCAGCGGTCAAGTCAGGGTGGCCAGCGCTGGCGCAGAGGGGCGGCCTCTCTGAGGTTTTCTGGGGTTGCTCAGCAGCCTCTGAACAACTAA
- the CILP gene encoding cartilage intermediate layer protein 1 isoform X5, whose amino-acid sequence MEQACSACDLTCPMGQVNADCDACMCQDFVLYGVVSLPGGAPASGATVYILTKTPKLLTQTDSSGRFRVPGLCPDGKSILKITKTKFAPIRLTMPKTRLKAATIKAEFMRAETPYIVMNPKAKARRAGQSVSLCCKATGKPKPDKYLWYHNSTLLDPSLYKHESKLVLRNLQRDQAGEYFCKAQSDTGAAKSHVARLTVIAPDETPCNPTPESYLIQLPHDCFQNATNSFYYDVGRCPVKTCAGQQDNGIRCQDAVENCCGISKTEEREIQCSGYTLPTKVAMECSCQRCTETQSIVRGRVSASDNGEPMRFGHVYMGNSRVSMTGYKGTFTLHVPQDTERLVLTFVDRLQKFVNTTKVLPFNKKGSAVFHEIKMLRRKEPITLEAMETNIIPLGDMAGEDPVAELEIPSKSFYRQNGEPYTGKVKASVTFLDPRNISTATAAQSDLNFINDEGDTFPLRTYGMFSVDFTDEATSESLNVGKVKVHLDSTQVKMPEHLPMMKLWSLNPGTGLWEEEGDFKFESQRRNRREDRTFLVGNMEIRERRLFNLDVPESRRCFIKVRAYRSERFLPSEQMQGVVVSVINLEPRTGFSSNPRAWGRFDSVITGPNGACLPAFCDDQSPDAYSAYVLASLAGDELEAVESSPKFNPNAIGVPQPYLNKLKYRRTDHEDPQAKKTAFQISMAKPRPNSAEESNGPIYAFENLQACEEAPPSAAHFRFYQIEGDRYDYNTVPFNEDDPMSWTEDYLAWWPKPMEFRACYIKVKIMGPLEVNVRSRNMGGTHRQTVGKLYGIRDVKSTRDRDQPNVSAACLEFKCSGMLYDQDRVDRTLVKVIPQGSCHRVSVNSMLHEYLVNHLPLAVNDNTSEYTMLAPLDPLGHNYGIYTVTDQDPHTAKEIALGRCFDGTSDGSSRVMKSNVGVALTFNCVERQVGRQSAFQYLQSTPARPSPTSTVRGRTPSRRQRSSQGGQRWRRGAASLRFSGVAQQPLNN is encoded by the exons ATGGAGCAGGCCTGTTCAG CCTGTGACCTGACCTGCCCCATGGGCCAGGTGAATGCTGACTGTGACGCCTGCATGTGCCAGGACTTCGTGCTGTATGGGGTTGTCTCCCTCCCTGGGGGTGCCCCAGCCTCAGGAGCTACTGTCTACATCCTGACCAAAACACCTAAGCTATTGACCCAGACGGACAGCAGCGGGAGGTTCCGAGTCCCTGGCTTGTGCCCCGATGGCAAAAGCATCCTGAAGATCACAAAGACCAAGTTTGCCCCTATCAGGCTCACAATGCCTAAGACTAGACTGAAGGCAGCCACCATCAAGGCGGAGTTCATGAGGGCag AGACTCCATACATTGTGATGAACCCCAAGGCAAAAGCACGGAGAGCTGGGCAGAGTGTGTCCCTGTGCTGTAAGGCCACGGGGAAGCCCAAACCAGACAAGTATCTCTG GTACCATAACAGCACACTGTTGGACCCCTCCCTCTACAAGCACGAGAGCAAGCTGGTGCTGAGGAACCTGCAACGGGACCAGGCCGGGGAGTACTTCTGCAAGGCCCAGAGCGACACTGGGGCTGCAAAGTCCCATGTCGCCCGGCTGACTGTCATAG CCCCCGATGAGACTCCTTGCAACCCAACCCCCGAGAGCTACCTTATCCAGCTGCCCCATGATTGTTTCCAGAATGCCACCAACTCCTTCTACTATGATGTGGGTCGTTGCCCTGTCAAGACCTGTGCAGGGCAGCAGGATAATGGGATCAGGTGCCAGGATGCTGTGGAGAACTGCTGTGGGATCTCCAAAACAGAGGAGAGGGAGATCCAGTGCAGTGGGTACACGCTGCCCACCAAGGTGGCCATGGAGTGCAGCTGCCAGCGGTGTACGGAGACCCAGAGTATCGTTCGGGGACGCGTCAGTGCCTCTGACAATGGGGAACCCATGCGCTTTGGCCACGTGTACATGGGGAACAGCCGTGTGAGCATGACTGGCTACAAGGGCACGTTCACCCTCCACGTCCCTCAGGACACTGAGAGGCTGGTGCTCACATTTGTGGACAGGCTGCAGAAGTTTGTCAACACCACCAAAGTGCTGCCCTTCAATAAGAAAGGGAGTGCGGTGTTCCATGAGATCAAGATGCTTCGGCGGAAAGAGCCCATCACCTTGGAGGCCATGGAGACCAATATTATCCCCTTGGGGGATATGGCTGGTGAAGATCCTGTGGCTGAGCTGGAGATCCCATCCAAGAGTTTCTACCGGCAGAACGGGGAGCCCTACACAGGAAAAGTAAAGGCCAGTGTGACCTTCCTGGATCCTCGGAATATTTCCACAGCTACTGCTGCCCAGAGTGACCTGAACTTCATCAATGATGAAGGAGACACCTTCCCCCTTCGAACATACGGCATGTTCTCTGTGGACTTCACAGATGAGGCCACCTCAGAGTCACTTAATGTTGGCAAGGTAAAGGTCCACCTCGACTCAACCCAGGTCAAGATGCCAGAGCACTTGCCCATGATGAAACTCTGGTCCCTCAACCCAGGCACAGGGCTGTGGGAGGAGGAAGGTGACTTCAAATTTGAAAGCCAAAGGCGGAACAGAAGAGAAGACAGGACCTTCCTGGTGGGCAACATGGAGATTCGTGAGAGGAGGCTCTTTAACCTGGATGTCCCTGAAAGCAGGAGGTGCTTCATCAAGGTGAGGGCCTACCGAAGTGAGAGGTTCTTGCCCAGTGAGCAGATGCAGGGTGTCGTGGTCTCTGTGATCAACCTGGAGCCCAGGACTGGCTTCTCCTCTAACCCCAGGGCCTGGGGCCGCTTTGACAGTGTCATCACTGGTCCCAATGGGGCCTGTCTGCCTGCCTTCTGCGATGACCAGTCCCCTGATGCCTACTCTGCCTACGTCTTAGCAAGCCTGGCTGGGGACGAGCTGGAAGCAGTGGAGTCTTCTCCTAAATTCAACCCAAATGCAATTGGTGTCCCTCAGCCCTACCTCAACAAGCTCAAGTACCGCCGGACAGACCATGAGGACCCACAGGCCAAGAAGACAGCTTTCCAGATCAGCATGGCCAAACCAAGGCCCAACTCAGCCGAGGAGAGCAATGGACCCATCTATGCATTTGAAAACCTCCAGGCATGCGAGGAAGCACCTCCCAGTGCGGCCCACTTCCGGTTCTACCAGATTGAGGGGGATCGGTATGACTACAACACGGTCCCTTTCAACGAGGATGACCCCATGAGCTGGACTGAAGACTACCTGGCATGGTGGCCCAAGCCAATGGAGTTCAGGGCCTGCTATATCAAGGTGAAGATCATGGGGCCACTGGAGGTGAACGTGCGATCCCGTAACATGGGGGGCACCCACCGGCAGACAGTGGGAAAGCTGTATGGAATCCGGGATGTGAAGAGCACGCGGGACAGGGACCAGCCCAATGTCTCAGCTGCCTGTTTGGAGTTCAAGTGCAGTGGGATGCTCTATGACCAGGACCGTGTAGACCGCACGCTGGTGAAGGTTATCCCCCAGGGCAGCTGCCATCGAGTCAGCGTAAACTCCATGCTGCATGAGTACCTGGTCAACCACCTACCACTGGCGGTCAATGACAACACCAGTGAGTACACCATGCTGGCGCCCTTGGACCCACTGGGCCACAACTATGGCATCTACACTGTCACTGACCAGGACCCTCACACAGCCAAGGAGATTGCGCTTGGCCGGTGCTTTGATGGCACATCTGATGGCTCCTCCAGAGTCATGAAGAGCAATGTGGGAGTGGCCCTGACCTTTAACTGCGTAGAGAGGCAGGTGGGCCGTCAGAGTGCCTTCCAGTACCTCCAAAGCACCCCGGCCCGGCCCTCCCCCACAAGCACTGTCAGGGGAAGAACGCCCTCAAGGAGGCAGCGGTCAAGTCAGGGTGGCCAGCGCTGGCGCAGAGGGGCGGCCTCTCTGAGGTTTTCTGGGGTTGCTCAGCAGCCTCTGAACAACTAA